One genomic segment of Rhodopirellula islandica includes these proteins:
- a CDS encoding DUF1501 domain-containing protein produces the protein MLAQTSMGFGGVALAALMNEAAAEHAGHGVHHPARAKHVIFLYMDGGPSQIDTFDPKPLLTKMDGRDPGDLFRVEPTQFNNNGKVLGSPWKFKQHGESGIPVSSLFPHVAECVDELAVVRSMVSEFSEHTFANYFLHTGSGLQGRPSMGAWVNYGLGSECDNLPGFVALNGGLIPPGGLDCFGSGFLPATYQGSVFQPHGTAVANIQSPEPDIGRQRAHLDLIGELDSEAMRHGLRHDAIESAISNYELAFQMQAAVPDLMSIEDEPEHIRKLYGLDAEYKPTQTYAAECLIARRLIERGVRFIELTCPNVGADRWDQHSNLKKGHENNALAVDQPIAGLLKDLRQRGLLDETLVVWAGEFGRTPFAQGANGRDHNPFGFSIWMAGGGIQPGMTYGATDEFGYKAVENRTEIHDLHATMLHLMGVDHTRSTFRFGGRDMRLTDVKGHVIEAVLQG, from the coding sequence GGGTTCGGTGGCGTGGCTTTGGCGGCGCTCATGAACGAAGCCGCTGCGGAGCATGCCGGCCATGGGGTGCATCATCCAGCCAGGGCCAAGCACGTCATCTTCCTTTACATGGATGGGGGGCCGTCGCAGATCGACACGTTCGATCCCAAGCCCTTGCTGACCAAGATGGACGGGCGTGATCCGGGCGATTTGTTTCGCGTCGAGCCGACCCAGTTCAACAACAACGGAAAGGTTCTGGGCAGCCCTTGGAAGTTCAAACAGCACGGTGAGAGCGGGATTCCGGTCAGCAGTTTGTTCCCGCATGTCGCGGAATGCGTCGACGAATTGGCGGTGGTTCGTTCGATGGTCTCGGAGTTTTCCGAGCACACGTTTGCGAACTACTTTTTGCACACGGGAAGTGGTTTGCAGGGACGACCAAGCATGGGGGCCTGGGTCAATTACGGCCTGGGATCGGAATGCGACAACCTGCCTGGTTTCGTGGCACTCAACGGAGGCCTGATTCCTCCTGGCGGTCTGGATTGTTTTGGCAGCGGGTTCTTGCCGGCGACTTATCAGGGATCGGTCTTCCAGCCACATGGCACCGCGGTCGCGAACATCCAGTCCCCGGAGCCGGACATTGGACGCCAACGAGCGCATTTGGATCTGATTGGCGAGTTGGATTCCGAAGCGATGCGTCATGGGCTTCGGCATGACGCGATCGAATCTGCGATTTCAAATTATGAGTTGGCGTTTCAAATGCAGGCCGCGGTCCCGGATTTGATGTCCATCGAGGACGAACCGGAGCACATTCGCAAATTGTACGGGTTGGATGCGGAGTACAAACCCACGCAGACTTATGCCGCGGAATGCTTGATCGCCCGGCGTCTGATCGAACGGGGCGTGCGGTTCATCGAGCTGACTTGCCCGAATGTCGGTGCCGATCGTTGGGACCAACACAGCAACCTGAAAAAAGGGCACGAGAACAACGCCCTGGCGGTGGATCAACCGATTGCGGGATTGCTGAAGGATCTCCGGCAACGAGGTTTGTTGGATGAGACGTTGGTCGTTTGGGCTGGGGAATTTGGGCGAACGCCGTTTGCGCAAGGTGCCAATGGCCGCGATCACAACCCCTTTGGGTTCTCCATTTGGATGGCGGGAGGCGGGATTCAGCCGGGGATGACTTACGGGGCGACCGATGAATTCGGTTACAAAGCAGTGGAAAACCGAACGGAAATTCACGATCTGCACGCCACCATGTTGCATTTGATGGGCGTCGATCACACGCGATCCACGTTCCGGTTTGGCGGTCGCGACATGCGATTGACCGATGTGAAGGGACACGTGATCGAGGCCGTCTTGCAGGGGTAG